The Oryzias latipes chromosome 8, ASM223467v1 genomic interval GAACAGACattcctttttatttctatCCACAAACAAATGTGGGTGTGGCCAAAAGTAAGGAAGTGCTCATAAGCAAAATTTCAAAACTATTTgtgtcaatggagcaaaaacaaactatttacacaaactaaaaaactattttgaatatcaaaaataaaatgtccatCAGATAAACATTACACTGACTCACCTGAAATGAAAGTTTCACATCACAGTTTACAAAGTTTATTCCTTAATGActcacaaaaatagaaaaatctgtgtcgttttctgggagtTAGTTTCTGCAACGACaggtgttcattagaaattcacctctgagttgtgggcgggatcgtTAGCgctgagcaaccccgccccccttcccgcTGCTGAGAGCTCTTCATTTACATGCTCCCGCTaccttatagcccctcacacaaccaacctaacattagcgctgcaacaaaaatggggaccaatattggagctatccaatcgtacagttttgagccagatgccagctcagacgaggaaaatattAATGGACCTATTTgtcaacaagtggatgcatcagaatggagcggagcagggaacttgtagCCCGACCAGTgcattttctatgtaacaactacaacctttttttaaaatcatttttacatctgctcctgattcctaatgatttggataaagaaataatcaggaATGCAATctgaagcttcattttctttatatattatgccccggggcaacattcttcaagaccgcagtattgTTAAGATcggacctcaacggttctgccatcggtactggagaattcgcttttttttgtgtcccacaagatataaactagagctttgacggtgtgggatttttgattaCCGCGCTGATGAAGCAGCATCACGCATCAAGCAGcgacatcccccccccccccccccaaaaaaaaaaaaaaaaaacttgagtttttttctttgaatgtgtttattatagttcaaatcccacaccatatgcagaactttcaaaaaaaaaaaaagaggaacgtGCGGCTTTCTGCAATCTACTTGCATACTCCACCATGTTGCTCTAtgcaactgtattttattttagagtgatcagtttattttatttgttttacatttacatcatgacagcaatatgtcaaaacattgccgtcattttttttaaataactttttttttcttgtattttacttttcaaattggaaaaatgtataaagtaagatgttttgttaaaaaaacaatgttgttgcataatgaaggaaataaaacactttatgttcttaatttgtttttgttttttttacatcctcAAAAATTATCGATAatagtatcgttaaaataccggatcgataagcagtatcaataagagtagtagtactgttaaaaccttaacgataccatTCGTAATTAtatatgaaaaatgaaaaacaagaacatgttaaaaacaggattttcatgagtttgtttttgggTTAGAAATTCTTCTGCTTCCGGAAAGGATCTTCccaaatgttgtcaaaaacaaaacagttgtcATTGACCTCTGGTCCGCTTATTAACATGTCTGTCTGGGGTTTTTTGTGGTGtcattatttttgtcaaacaagCCTTTTGTGTTGCAAAACATTCTAGTAAAGAACTGACCGCATGAGCCAACATGTCTCGGCTGCCTGGGCTGACAGACAGGCCagagtttgttttgttctggaaGCCAGTTTGGCAGCATGTGTGAAGAACAGAATAGAAAGAGGATCTGTACAATATTAAGCAATTACCATTACTGTGTCTAATATGAATGCAAACAGTGTTTTGTTCATAATATTTGTTAATTGCAGCTCAACACTCAAACAAAGTCAACATTACCTCAGCGAGCCGAGAAGTTGTCCCATATTCATGCCTTCCATGACCTCTTTCAGGGCTTTACAGCCGTCCTCTCCCAGACAGTTTCCTTTAAAGTGAAAAGTATCTTACTGCTCCACAACACATCAACACACTTCCTAAAACCGAAAATAAGAGGGAAATCGGTGCAGCGGCTGTGAAGACTCGTACCATTGAGATCCAgcctctgcagctgctccttgTCTTTAACGGCGTGGGCCAAAGCCAGAGCTGCTTCCTCTGTGATCTCACCAAAGGACAGATTCAGCTCCTGGTACAAAGAAGAAATTCATTTGGAACAGAAGCTCAAACGAGTCTTCAGTGAATAATATAAAAGCAATGGTAGCATCTTAGATGGATGTGTTGAGCAGCACCTGAAGCTTCACCCATAACTGCtcatgtaaaaaatgaaaagctttatttattaGATTAGATCACATTAAAAGAGCTTGATGACCTTTTAAAATAAGCCTTGTTGtagaaataaaaaggaattgCGTAGACTGGATGACAAAGCGttcaaaaaaagttgaataaaagGTGCAACAAATAAGCAGTGTGACCGTGATGTCTGGTTAAGAGAACCACTTTTTGCTTAGCATATTAATGAAATTAAAGACTCACTTCcataaaaattgtgtatttggtgttttaacatgttcttggggcatttttctgctgatgaaggatgtatatttagaaaataaagctcaaaatatcatctctgagtttttcttaattgaaatcgttgtgaatcaggagcagattaggTTGTATTATAGTAGTTGTGTAGAAATACAATGGggtggccacaagctccctgctctgcttaaacagagagctcttgGCAATTGgaggggggggcggggttgctccgcaccaacggtctcacccacaactcagatgtacatttctgatgaactactgctgctctgcagaaactatccttgaaaacgacaggttgtcttattttgcctaaaaacagtgCTGTCATCATTCAAAGACCACCGGAAAcgattttacaacagatcaaaagaggattggagagGAACTGGATGTCAACACTGGATGACAAACTAATGTGTTTGAAATTGGTTCTCACTGACTCTGATGATCTTCAGCTGCACTCTGAAACCCCTTGATTGTTTAATTCCAGGAGCTGAGTGTTCGGTATAACCCTAcagtggatttgaacccacaacctccaAGATTCTCTTACTACCCAGTACTCAGTGCACTTTATAACGCCTTCATCCTTTTGTCGGGATGTCCGAATCTACAACTCCAAAATCAAGTGTTggagaaatttcccagaagtctttgtgaaaaactagtgtgcatccACGCTCACTAGTTTGGCAAATATACTGAACCCGCCGAGTCACCAGCggggggcggagtcacctgtcaaaatTCCCCTGGTGACAACTCTGATGAAGACGGAGCGTCTCTGTCAAATAAATCGCGTGTCTGATAACTAAAGAACTAAGAAGTGATTAGTACTATAGACACTATAAACATttcacattcatttaaaaatgttttggtttttctaaaCTTCCATAAGTGACTGAAACACTACAACGTCTGCAGACAGCGacagctttagtgtgttcaaagCTGAAAGAGTCTCACCATCAGGGCCGGCAGCCCTTCAGTTACAGCTTCTGCGATGGCTTTAGCGCCTGCCGGTCGGACCAGACAGTCTCCAAAGTTGATCACCTGGATGCTATGGAGATGTTTCAAGGcctacaaaaacagaacaagatTATTGCAGTGTGTTAGATTGTGCATTATTTGGACAACATTAATCAAAAATTaatgaacagtaaaaaaaaaaactttttttattacttagTCCCATATTCCAAGgataaaaattattataatCCGATCTTTTTAAGATCAAAACCGAACTATCTACGTTTATTTAGGTACTGGTGGCAACAAACGTTCACCTTCAACCCCggataattaaaaaatactaaacaatCTGTACCTGAGCCATGGCGAGAGCTCCTTTCTCTGTAAAGGTGTTGTCATTGAGGTTGAGGATTCGAAGTTGTGGGTTCTGCTGCATGGCTGAGGCCAGAGCTGTCACACCCGGGTGATTGATGCCATTCTGGGGCATGTGGACTTCCTCCAACGTGCCAATCAACTGAGAACACAAAACATCCAAACATGAACTTTTAAATAACATTGGTAATAAAACTCCCAAAAGTTTCAGAactatataataataataactatatTTCACCTGTACTACAAGgggaaaatgttaaaacaataaagcaaATACTCAGTACTTTGGTGCTTTTTTAAGTTGCTTCATTTAGCAGGGTTAAGTTTTACTGCCAAAATTCTTAATTGATTCCACTTTGACCAACAATTTTACAATTCAATTTCCGGTTCAACATGAGTTTTTGTGGTcattttttcattctaaaataaCTGTAGTTTGATTCTAAAAACTGCAAGTAACAAgctatttaaacttaaaaaaaaggctgaactGTCAAAGTCTGAAATTTAAGTtagaaaattataattaaaaaatgggattttttgtGTTCTGGTAGGTTTGGCAGCAGTTTGGATGTAAACAGTATAAGTGCTTGTTTGAATCTCACAGGTAAACTAAAACATACCTGGAAGGCTTGGGCGAGGGCGGCGGCTCCATCGTTCTCCAGGCGATTTCTTCCCGCAACAAACACCTTCAGGCTGAGGGGGGTCTTCTCTGCACTGGATTTTTGATGACAATGCATCAACGAAGCTGCCAAAATCTACGGAAACCATTGAGAGGATAtgaacatgtttgttttatgtgtCTGTTTTTCCTGCTGTCACTTCATCCCTATGAGGTAAAGAATTGATTTCTTCTTGTCTACCTTGCCACCTCCAATGCCCATGCCGCAGTTGTTGAGGCGCAACTCCTGTAATGTGTAACAGGAGGTGCTCTTAAGCAACTTTTCAATTCCTTTTACACCATCCGGTCCAAATGCGTTATCGCTGAGGTCTAGAACGGTCAGCCTGGCTCCAGCCAGCATCAGAGCATCGCCCAGAGAATTCTATAACACACAGAGAGGCATCAAAACTTCTATGTAAGGAAAACAGTCACGATTTGATCATGAGCGATgtgaaaaaagctgtttaccAAAGCAGGAGGAATCTCAGAACGCACACGACCAGTAAACATGTCACTCCAATAACAGCActgcaagttaaaaacaaaacatgttaaaaaataagacagaatatttgcaaaaatgacagaaaatgtgcAACCAGGTTATATCCTCTGTTTACTCTACATCCTGACAGGTCCATTTGGGTCACATAGCCACATGAGTGGAGTCAAATGGCGCACTTAGACAACCAGAattgtaaagtaatatataagCTGCAGTGATTGTCCTTCAGTTGGATGCGAAGGGAAAGCTGAGTGACAGACTGGGTCTGCTGTTGAACTGAGGGCCAAGAGCAGCTGAGAAAATAGACCGGTGATCAGGTTTGGGCTGAATCGAAGGTAAGCCTTTGAAAAAGTTGAACTAGGAGATTGTAAATCTCCTATTTGGCTCAAAGGAAACACATATTTTATCATGATGGAGAATGTACTcgttttttatcttaaatggAACCATCGACAgtaaataagaactggactgagcaacccCTCCCACCTGGCGTTCCAAATAGAAAGTAtctgctggtcccaaaaaagccaaaatctcatagacttctatagagaaataaacagctattactcagtcattatgtaCATcggaataaccattcttgctctgatacctttttctaacatcctattttttttgtcattatatttttgttgtagGGCACGTTATTTAAGTTATTAACTGACcgatcagatgcctcaataaaagtcgGTGGCCTTGCATCAAATGTTCGAAGTGCTTGATTGACACTTCAGCAAGCatactttcagtggaaggggcgTGGCTTTCTAACATGGTAACGACTGACTGGAGAGAGCGGTGCCATAGAAATGTGAATGGACCAATCCCGGCTTACTGGagatgtctggttccaacatggcgaagGATATATCGCGGAAAAATCGCGACTGAATTTACTTAATTTGGCTGGAACTGGCAGCCAGTCATATTCTATGTGTGACGTCACACACCAGAGATCAGTCCAGTTATATTATACAGTCAGTGGCTggaacttttttgtttgatttaaacagGTTCATAATGAAATTTGAATTCAACTAGTAAACATTGTAGCAGTTTATCGTTTCTTGTGTGATTAAATTCTAATGTTATCACTCACAGAGTATGGGACGATCATCACTGAAAGTCTCTTAGAATGAACAACCAGCTCCAGTTTGATCTCATCATTATTACTAGCTTCTCCCTTTCAGCCTCCTGTAGCAAATTCAGCTGCTTCATTATTGAGAACAGAATAtaatataaaacacaaacactcatCCAGTCACATCTCTTTCTGCATGACTGCAGTATTCCGTCTTTAGGATCTGGAATTGATGTTCAGAGGAAGACCGGTGCAGCAGGTCTTACAGTGCTTTTAACCCAAAATGTCATAGTGGAAAATGTGACCCAAAAAAATGATCCTCCATGAACCACATTTACTCAATTGGATTTCAAAGGAACACCTTTGAATATATCTGTGCCAAAAGGATCTGATTATCTTGTACCATCAAGTAGTCAGCTGACCCACACTGTTTATGTGGATGCAAGTTCATTTacttatttaaattgaattgacAATGCCTTTTACACCATAGCTTATCTATTAGTTTAGTTTATCTATAACTAAACTTAAAGATGCTACCCTAAaccatagaaaaacaaaagcaaaaaatgacCTTCAGTTCATTCTTGGTCTCGAGAGCTTTGGCGATGGCTTGTGCAGCTTCAACGCCAACAGTGTTTCCCTCCAGCCTCAGAGCTTCTAAACCCTCAAAGTCCTGGATGTTCTTCACAATCTCCTCCACTGCAAAAGAAACAAACGGACGAGACCAGAAGAAACTCATGTGTTTTGCTGATAGAAACTGTGGATTTCTCCTTATTAAAAGATAAATTAACTTAATTACCTGACTTGGCATCATCCAGTTTCCTTCCCTGACCTTTGTAACTCAGCTCTCCATCCACGACCCCAGTCTTGGCCAATGAAGCGGCCAACTCTGCAACCACATCTGTCGCCATCGGGACACCTGATGACCATACAGAGTAATAAACCTGCTGGGTTAAAACACTTCAGATTTTTCAGAGCATTGTAGCCTCAAATTTATGGGCATCCATCCGTACTGAAAATGTTTATGTGTGGAACCCCATACAAATATACCTGGATAAAACATAGGACGTGATGGGCACCATTAATTTTGTTGTGCTCCTTGTATGATGACAAATAAACAAGTATTCTGTTCTGCtttgttctattctattctataccTGAGAAAATTAAAGTAAACTGCACTAACTACACTTaagggtgtattttattataaagATAAATGATTATAAAGAtaaatgatttatcattatAAAATGTTTAGCTTATGTACAAACACGATTACATACCTAAAAATCTCAGCGAGTCTACCTAGTTCCCTCTAAAAATTTActttgaaaacttaaaaaaaattaagttagacATAACAAAAATTAATCAAAACATCAGGAAAGAGAAGTACTAATTTCGTGTACGGTTTCCCCATTGAAAACCGCATACGGTTAGCCGACTGTTGCTAGCTCGATGCTAACACACCGGCGCGTGCCGCCGACATGCGTGTTGTCAACCGTTAACTCAGGGCCAAtttccaaaaaaactattttaccaATTTAAGATCAGACCTTTCCCCTGTATCTATcattacaaaaatacaaaatgaaacTTACAGGTAGTTAACCATTCTGACTGTGTAAAGTTAACGTGGTTGTACAGATCGGCCTATTTTTTTGAATAATGAATTCGTGCCCATTATTGGCCATTGTTATTAGTCCGATAATCGATGTGTTCTCGTCAACACTTTCAATCTTTGAATGGTTCAACGTTTAGATGAGTCCAGTTTTTCACTACAAAGCAACAAGATCATTACCACAACAATGCTGTGATGATTGAATCCAATCCAGGAACAGCCAGGCTTCCACTTGCACTGCTGTTCTAAACAGAATACAGGAAACTACTCCTAACGACTACAGAGCAAGGGTACACGGGACTTGTAGTTGGACCTGACTACTACGGTGCGTTCAATGACTCTAAGTACAACAAAAACTTCAGCTTAAACGGTAAAATAGGTTATGATACAAAATTATGTAAAAACTACCCACATCACAAGTGCATTGCTCTGTATTGCAAATTATGCAATGTAGAAACGTTGGTAATAAGTTTAACATTTCGATCTTCTAACATAAACATAACTAATCCCATAGTTCCATTcttaaataactaaataaaatagcGAGTGAGCTGGTTACTGTCTTCCGCCCATTCAAAttgtatgtatgtgtgtcttACATATTTCTTTAAAGTAGAACTAATAAGATGACATATTTCTGAGAACGTGGCGcgcttgttttgtttgttgtttcgAGATTTCTGCCAGCAGAGGGCGTCCCCTTCCGCTGTGACTCCTGCATGACCGTGACGTCACCCCGCTTAATCACGTGACGATTAGATTTCTGCAGAGAGATCTGCAGCTGGAAATCGAAACTTTATTTGGGCgatacacagaaacacaaccaGGCGCCAAACCTCCGCgtgttttctcagtttttcttaaatatatcTTTGCCTCAGCTCAGCAGAGTGTTCGCCTTTTTTTAAGACCTCCATACcaattgtttttaaactttggatCGGTTCAATGAACTTCCTCTCTTCCATCAGGTATTTGTTTTTACTGAAATTGACGCAGTTGTGACTTGATATAGCTAACATGCTAGCCAAACTTGTTATCAAATTTTGTCAGTAACAATTGTTAAAGTTTTTCATTCACATTGAGGAAATGGGGTTGATCTTTCTACTGTTGACGATTTCCTCCCCCCCTCCAGCGAGGAACATGGACCCTTCCAGAGAAAAACGCAAGGAGGACATTATGAAGGCTCTGGCTTTCATACAGTAAGAGGATATTCTTCATTTTCTATTTCACAGCAAACGTGCACAGAGTGAAACTGACACTGtagccccctcctcctcctcctcctccatcaccaCCACCTCCTTCACCTCCACAGAATTTTATTTTCCTCTAACAAGTGTGTCCTCCCTTAGGTCCTCCCTTGCTTATCCAGATCCAGAAGGTTATCAGGTAACACTTACGTCTCTTTATGTTCATCTTTTCCCCCTTTAACACtttgc includes:
- the rangap1 gene encoding ran GTPase-activating protein 1, whose amino-acid sequence is MATDVVAELAASLAKTGVVDGELSYKGQGRKLDDAKSVEEIVKNIQDFEGLEALRLEGNTVGVEAAQAIAKALETKNELKCCYWSDMFTGRVRSEIPPALNSLGDALMLAGARLTVLDLSDNAFGPDGVKGIEKLLKSTSCYTLQELRLNNCGMGIGGGKILAASLMHCHQKSSAEKTPLSLKVFVAGRNRLENDGAAALAQAFQLIGTLEEVHMPQNGINHPGVTALASAMQQNPQLRILNLNDNTFTEKGALAMAQALKHLHSIQVINFGDCLVRPAGAKAIAEAVTEGLPALMELNLSFGEITEEAALALAHAVKDKEQLQRLDLNGNCLGEDGCKALKEVMEGMNMGQLLGSLSDDEGDPEDDDDEDEDDEDDDDEDEDEEEDIDEEELEEEEEEEEEEKSQVNKMSTPVSAPRPPDVSSFLTFPSPDKLLKLGAKRALLVQQEVDTTDGRKTAEAFLKIASVYKEENNDVKRAVLDTIDALLSKAFNDTSFQGYNFVSALLVLLGLIKSEDKVKPVLVVPGHLHAIEHAVRQDYFPKESVAVLKAFMSRSSKSLESCGSAKNVLQSTLQRIGSQC